The sequence TGCACGTGGTGCCGCTGACCATCTCAACGCCGAACGGGATCGGAACGATTGTCGAACAGTTCAATGTCACGATCGACGGCCGGGACGAGCCGGTGACCTTCAAGGCTTTCTGCAAAGTGGTGGCCGGGTCCTGAATCGATCTTACTGATCGTTGAATCCCGCACAGACAGGGGAAGCGTTAAAATCGCTTTCCCTGTTTTCTTTGGATCGGACCGAACAGCTTTCTCTCACTCGTGAAGTTCTGCTTTTGCCGGGACGCTTGAAACGAGCTAGGACTTGAGTGATGCATTCGCATCGCCAGTGTTCATAGAGTCTTCAGCAACCAGGCGCGAAATGGCCACGACGCTCGTCACCGCTCCGTCTCTGGAATTCCTCCAGCTCTCGCCGTTGGCGTGCGATGCGGAATTCCTCCGACAGTGGAAACAACTGGAACAGGAAAGCTGCTGCGGGAACGCCTTCCTGTCGCCGGAGTTCGTGCGGTCGCTTGCTCCCCACCGACTGGATGAAACCGAGGTGCAGATTCTGGCCTGCCGGGATACCGCCCGGCGGCGCCTGCTCGGACTGGGAATCTTCCAGCACACGTCCGGCACGAAGACTCTGCCGCTGCCGCATCTGATTTCGTGGCAGGACCCTCATGTCTACCGCAGTGGTCTTCTGCTGAGCAACGAAAGTCAGACTCAGTTCTTTCAGTCGCTCGTCGAATTCGTGCACAAGACCCCCAATGGATTGATGGGGATTGAATTCACGAATCTTCGGGTCGATTCTCCCTGGGCCAGGGAACTGCGGGAAGTAACCGCCAGCCGAGGCGGCTCGTTCCGCTTGATTCCGGAGACCTCCTGTCCGGCCGTCATCCTTCCTGAACTGGGAGTGAAAGGTCTCGAACAGAACTGGTCCTCGTCCCGCCGAAAGTCGATCCGCAAGAACCAGCGGAGACTCGAGGCTCACGGGCCTGTCAGCTTCCAGATTCTGGAGTCTTCGACGGACAAAGCGCCTGCACTGCGACGTTTTCTGCAGCTCGAACAGAACAGCTGGAAAGGGGAAATGGGAACGGCTCTCGCCTGTCGGCGGGAAGACGCCGGGTTCGCCCGCCAGCTTGTCTGGGAAGCGGCCAATTCAGAGTTCCTCGCCATCAGCGAGTTGAAAGCGGGGACTGAAGTCGCGGCCACGGCTCTCAATTTTGTCTCCGGGCCCGAACTCTTCGCATTCAAGATCGCCTGGAATAGCCGATTCGAGAACTGCAGTCCGGGAACACTTCACGAGGTTGCTCTGGTGGAGTACCTGAGGCAGCATCGTCCGGGGATCATTCGCATCGACAGCTGCGCTCACTCCGACTCGTATCTGTCCGGCCTCTGGCCTCATCGCATCACGGTCGGCAATGGTTTGCTCTGCACTGCCAAGATCGCACGGGGAGCCGGGAAGCTGGTCACAAAACTGCAATCGCTGAAACGCTGGGCCAGCCATCAGATCGCCATCGACGACGCCTCATCTTCAGGCGAATCGGAATAAGCGCTCCAACCGCGCCGCCGCTGTAGCCGGACGTCCTGTCACGACGAAACTCTCAGAGCAGCCGTTCCATGCCGCTGCTGATTGGTCACTGTTTTCGTCGTTCCCCTGGAGCGTTCATGCCGCCCCGTTTTCGCCCGAATCGAACGCAGCCGGTCGCACAACCGACTCCGCAGCGTCTCGTGTTTCAGCTGGACGATTTCACGCATTTCCTGCGCTCCGAATGCACGATGGCCGAGAACAGCGTTGCGGCATACGCTCGGGACACACGGCAGTTTTACGACTGGCTGTCGTCCAGGCGGATTTCCGAACTGAAGCAGATCGATCTCTCGCTGTTGACCGAATACCTGAAGTCGCTGCACGACCGCGGGCTCTCCGCCTCGTCGATCGCCCGCAAACTCGTCGCGCTCAAGACCCTGTTCCGGTTCTTTGTGCTGGAGGGCCGGATCGTCGACAGTGTCGCCGACCTGCTCAATTCCCCGAAGCTCTGGCAGTATCTGCCCAAAGTCCTCAGTCCGGAAAAGGTCGATGCCCTGCTGGCTGCCCCGCTCCGGTGCGACGGATACCCGCTTCGGGATCGGGCGTTGCTTTGCGTGATGTATGCGACCGGATGCCGGGCTTCGGAAGTCGCAACGCTCACCATGGGCAACGTTTCGCTGGAGAGCCGAGTCTGC is a genomic window of Rubinisphaera margarita containing:
- a CDS encoding GNAT family N-acetyltransferase, whose amino-acid sequence is MATTLVTAPSLEFLQLSPLACDAEFLRQWKQLEQESCCGNAFLSPEFVRSLAPHRLDETEVQILACRDTARRRLLGLGIFQHTSGTKTLPLPHLISWQDPHVYRSGLLLSNESQTQFFQSLVEFVHKTPNGLMGIEFTNLRVDSPWARELREVTASRGGSFRLIPETSCPAVILPELGVKGLEQNWSSSRRKSIRKNQRRLEAHGPVSFQILESSTDKAPALRRFLQLEQNSWKGEMGTALACRREDAGFARQLVWEAANSEFLAISELKAGTEVAATALNFVSGPELFAFKIAWNSRFENCSPGTLHEVALVEYLRQHRPGIIRIDSCAHSDSYLSGLWPHRITVGNGLLCTAKIARGAGKLVTKLQSLKRWASHQIAIDDASSSGESE
- the xerD gene encoding site-specific tyrosine recombinase XerD, with translation MPPRFRPNRTQPVAQPTPQRLVFQLDDFTHFLRSECTMAENSVAAYARDTRQFYDWLSSRRISELKQIDLSLLTEYLKSLHDRGLSASSIARKLVALKTLFRFFVLEGRIVDSVADLLNSPKLWQYLPKVLSPEKVDALLAAPLRCDGYPLRDRALLCVMYATGCRASEVATLTMGNVSLESRVCRCLGKGNKERMVSLNPVAIAALEAYLEHERPRLVGNRPSDALFVSRTGRGLTRLTIWRLVKKYAARTGCSDQVSPHTLRHSFATHMLAGGAEIRALQEMLGHANIRTTQIYTHVEHSRLKSIHQACHPRG